The proteins below come from a single Mucilaginibacter mali genomic window:
- a CDS encoding GNAT family N-acetyltransferase, giving the protein MELQGNGFTLRGWKLSDAASLQRNADNINISRFLLDRFPSPYTMEAAEGWVQLWQGQDPMINFAITIDDEVVGGVGLELRADVYRKTPLIGYWLAESHWGKGIMPEAVKLVCDYAFAQLDAICILAYVLSQNTSSMRVLEKAGFSKIGVIPRSVIKGGVVMDEHVYCLNAVSVNNKPISVR; this is encoded by the coding sequence ATGGAACTGCAAGGCAACGGTTTTACCCTGCGCGGCTGGAAACTAAGCGACGCGGCATCGCTGCAACGCAATGCCGATAATATCAATATCTCGCGCTTCCTGCTGGATCGTTTTCCATCGCCCTATACCATGGAGGCCGCCGAAGGCTGGGTGCAGCTTTGGCAGGGGCAAGATCCAATGATAAACTTTGCTATCACTATTGATGATGAAGTTGTGGGTGGTGTTGGTTTAGAGCTTCGCGCCGATGTTTACCGCAAGACCCCGCTGATCGGTTACTGGCTGGCCGAAAGCCACTGGGGCAAAGGTATTATGCCCGAAGCCGTTAAATTAGTGTGCGATTATGCTTTCGCACAATTAGATGCTATTTGCATACTGGCTTATGTGCTTAGCCAAAACACATCGAGCATGCGCGTGCTGGAAAAGGCCGGGTTTAGTAAGATAGGGGTTATTCCACGTTCGGTTATTAAAGGTGGCGTGGTGATGGATGAGCATGTGTATTGTCTGAACGCGGTCTCGGTCAATAATAAACCAATTTCCGTTCGGTAA
- a CDS encoding prolyl oligopeptidase family serine peptidase, giving the protein MKKFFTLLLVGGCWYSASAQKLDKLTVENIMRDPKWMGTQPTNVSWSEDSKKIYFTWNAENKGRDGQYWITPEDIKPKLVTPEERRATAPVVGNWNRKHTLQLIEKNGDIYILDAKTKKETQLTSTMDRESNATFSADESKVFYLKGDNYYAVTLNGGLTAQLSNFVRGTSGSTLPLTPTGGPTGAGGRRGGQGGGQGASGRGGAAQQSGNEQDRWLRAQQMELFDVLKERASADRQGGAGGGGGRRGGFGGGFGGGQAKRMTELMVEDKTLSGVTVSPDGRYVTYRLIKQPADAGKITIVPNYVTTSGFTEDIINRTKVGAPQSTSESFVYDAQRDTMYRISLKEIPGIKDLPDYVKDYPKQLEERKKANEDRKVSIQGPFWSEDGKNAVVIVNAQDYKDRWIMKLDAETGKLGLIDRQRDEAWIAGPGISGFGGSTGWLDNTHFFFQSEGSGYSHIYVADVTAGTKTQLTSGKWEVSGLHLSNDKKSFYFQANMEHPGVSDYYRIPVTGGTPVKLTSMKGGNEVEMSPDEKWLAIRYSYTNKPYELYIQANKPGAKPVQVTNSQTEEFKSYDWRAPEIFSFKNRGGADIYGRVYTPKNPLPSHPAVIFVHGAGYLQDVMYKWSTSYFHEYMFNNMLADNGYTVLEIDYTGSAGYGRDIRTGIYRHMGGKDLTDHIDAVKLLVEKYGVNPKNVGMYGGSYGGFMTLMAMFTAPDTFAAGAALRSVTDWAHYNHGYTANILNEPFTDENAYKISSPINFASGLKGKLLMCHGMVDDNVNFQDIVRLTQRLIELHKDNWSLAPFPVESHGFVEPSSWTDEYKRIYALFNESLKN; this is encoded by the coding sequence ATGAAAAAATTTTTTACCCTGCTGCTGGTTGGAGGATGCTGGTATTCGGCATCGGCCCAAAAACTGGACAAGTTAACTGTTGAGAACATTATGCGCGACCCTAAATGGATGGGCACCCAACCCACCAATGTTAGCTGGAGCGAAGACAGTAAAAAGATATACTTCACCTGGAACGCCGAAAATAAAGGTCGCGACGGGCAATATTGGATAACCCCCGAGGATATTAAGCCCAAACTGGTTACGCCCGAAGAGCGCCGCGCCACGGCACCGGTGGTGGGAAACTGGAACAGGAAACATACGCTACAACTGATAGAAAAGAACGGCGATATCTACATACTTGATGCTAAGACCAAAAAGGAAACGCAGCTAACATCAACCATGGACCGCGAAAGTAACGCAACTTTCAGCGCCGACGAGAGCAAAGTGTTTTACCTGAAAGGTGATAACTACTATGCCGTAACCCTAAACGGTGGATTGACCGCCCAGTTAAGCAATTTTGTGCGCGGCACATCGGGCTCTACATTGCCCTTAACCCCGACCGGGGGCCCTACTGGAGCAGGCGGTCGCCGTGGTGGACAAGGCGGCGGGCAAGGTGCCAGTGGCCGCGGTGGTGCGGCTCAACAGAGCGGTAACGAACAGGACCGCTGGTTACGCGCCCAGCAAATGGAATTGTTCGACGTGTTAAAAGAACGCGCTAGTGCCGACAGGCAAGGCGGCGCGGGTGGTGGCGGCGGCCGCCGTGGTGGTTTTGGCGGCGGCTTCGGCGGCGGCCAGGCTAAACGCATGACCGAACTAATGGTTGAAGATAAAACCCTGAGCGGCGTTACCGTTAGTCCGGATGGCCGTTACGTAACCTATCGCCTGATCAAACAACCAGCCGATGCGGGCAAGATCACCATTGTGCCTAATTATGTAACTACCAGCGGTTTCACCGAGGATATTATCAACCGCACCAAAGTAGGCGCGCCGCAATCAACATCTGAATCATTTGTGTACGATGCGCAGCGCGATACTATGTACAGAATCTCGCTTAAAGAAATACCCGGTATAAAAGACCTGCCCGATTATGTAAAGGATTACCCCAAACAACTGGAAGAGCGCAAAAAAGCCAACGAGGACCGCAAGGTAAGTATACAAGGTCCGTTCTGGAGCGAGGACGGTAAGAACGCTGTGGTAATTGTTAATGCGCAGGATTATAAAGACCGCTGGATCATGAAGCTAGATGCCGAGACCGGTAAACTTGGCCTGATAGACCGCCAGCGCGATGAGGCATGGATAGCTGGCCCCGGCATCAGTGGTTTTGGCGGCAGCACCGGCTGGCTGGATAATACCCACTTCTTTTTCCAAAGCGAGGGCAGCGGCTACTCGCATATTTATGTAGCTGATGTTACAGCAGGTACCAAAACACAACTGACCAGCGGCAAATGGGAAGTATCGGGCCTGCATTTATCTAACGATAAAAAGTCGTTCTACTTCCAGGCGAATATGGAGCACCCGGGCGTGAGCGATTACTACCGCATCCCGGTTACCGGCGGCACACCTGTTAAACTAACCAGCATGAAAGGCGGTAACGAAGTAGAAATGTCGCCCGATGAAAAGTGGCTGGCTATCCGCTATTCGTATACCAACAAGCCTTACGAGTTATACATACAGGCCAATAAACCCGGCGCTAAACCGGTACAGGTAACCAATTCGCAAACCGAAGAATTTAAATCGTACGATTGGCGCGCGCCAGAGATCTTCAGTTTTAAAAACCGTGGCGGAGCCGATATTTATGGCCGCGTTTACACACCAAAGAACCCGCTACCATCGCATCCGGCGGTAATATTTGTGCATGGTGCAGGTTACTTGCAGGATGTAATGTACAAATGGAGCACATCATATTTCCACGAGTATATGTTCAATAACATGCTGGCCGATAACGGTTATACCGTGTTAGAGATAGATTACACCGGCAGCGCGGGCTACGGCCGTGATATCCGTACGGGTATCTATCGCCACATGGGTGGTAAGGACCTTACCGACCATATCGACGCCGTAAAGCTGTTAGTTGAGAAATATGGCGTTAACCCTAAAAACGTGGGTATGTACGGCGGATCGTACGGTGGCTTTATGACGCTGATGGCGATGTTCACCGCGCCTGATACTTTCGCGGCGGGTGCGGCCCTGCGTTCGGTTACCGACTGGGCGCATTATAACCATGGCTACACCGCCAATATCCTGAACGAACCTTTCACTGATGAGAATGCCTACAAGATCAGTTCGCCCATCAATTTCGCATCAGGCCTTAAAGGCAAGCTGCTGATGTGCCATGGTATGGTTGATGATAACGTGAACTTCCAGGATATCGTTCGCCTTACGCAGCGCCTGATCGAACTGCATAAAGATAACTGGAGCCTGGCCCCATTCCCGGTAGAAAGCCACGGCTTTGTGGAACCCAGTAGTTGGACCGACGAGTACAAACGGATTTATGCTTTGTTTAACGAGAGTTTGAAGAATTAG
- a CDS encoding HdeD family acid-resistance protein, whose translation MEITVSRGLRLWWVFVLRGILFIAVSVYLFSSPLSGLLALSFLFGLIILLTGIAELLRAYRDGGQRDRGWHLFIGLVDLAIGIILMAHLAASLVILRVLIGFYFLFKGITVLTFRKHPGGAWWVGIGGILVLIVVGMIWFNPIFGNTTIIVWTGMAFLITGFLNAMLGLRIRPKA comes from the coding sequence ATGGAAATTACAGTAAGCCGTGGTTTGCGCCTTTGGTGGGTGTTTGTACTAAGAGGGATATTATTTATAGCCGTAAGCGTTTACCTGTTCTCATCGCCATTGAGCGGGCTGCTGGCACTGAGTTTCCTTTTCGGGTTGATCATCCTGTTAACCGGCATTGCCGAATTATTGCGCGCCTACCGCGATGGCGGTCAGCGCGACCGGGGTTGGCATTTATTCATCGGCCTGGTCGATTTGGCAATAGGCATTATCCTGATGGCGCACCTGGCGGCCAGTTTGGTGATATTGCGTGTATTGATAGGGTTTTACTTCCTGTTTAAGGGTATTACCGTGTTAACCTTCCGCAAACACCCGGGCGGTGCCTGGTGGGTGGGTATAGGTGGTATATTGGTGCTGATCGTTGTCGGGATGATCTGGTTCAATCCTATATTCGGCAATACCACCATTATTGTATGGACGGGGATGGCCTTTCTCATTACCGGCTTTTTAAACGCGATGCTGGGCTTAAGGATACGGCCTAAGGCATAA
- a CDS encoding DUF2306 domain-containing protein, producing the protein MNVPRLILRCFAFFWVFILSISTLQYFNFKSDEGFLQLKQFAVKTGWYLPAFYCHIWGSSLILLAGFFNFAPWVYRNRKLHKLLGKVYVFGVLFFASPGAYVMTLFIHRGTGVFVSFLLQNTLWVTFTLSAWLLIRKRDVDTHVKMMRRSYALAFAAINLRFYIWLCHVLGHGVDFEYNYLIIAFLSWVPNLVIAELINRYDKKPVVSFISPS; encoded by the coding sequence ATGAATGTCCCCCGCCTCATATTACGCTGCTTCGCCTTTTTTTGGGTGTTTATATTGAGCATCAGCACGTTGCAATATTTCAATTTTAAAAGCGATGAGGGCTTTTTGCAGTTAAAGCAATTCGCGGTAAAAACGGGCTGGTACCTGCCTGCCTTTTATTGCCACATTTGGGGCAGCAGCTTGATCTTGCTGGCAGGTTTCTTCAACTTTGCGCCATGGGTATACCGCAACCGCAAGCTGCATAAATTACTGGGGAAGGTTTATGTTTTCGGGGTATTATTCTTTGCATCGCCCGGAGCATATGTAATGACCTTGTTTATCCATCGTGGTACCGGGGTGTTTGTATCGTTCCTGCTGCAAAATACGCTTTGGGTAACATTCACGCTCTCGGCCTGGCTGCTGATCCGTAAGCGCGATGTAGATACGCACGTAAAAATGATGCGCCGCAGTTACGCGCTGGCTTTTGCAGCCATCAACCTGCGGTTTTATATCTGGCTTTGCCATGTGCTGGGCCACGGGGTTGATTTTGAATATAATTATCTTATCATCGCTTTTTTAAGCTGGGTGCCCAATCTCGTTATTGCCGAACTCATAAACCGTTATGATAAAAAGCCGGTTGTATCGTTTATTTCTCCTTCTTGA
- a CDS encoding WG repeat-containing protein — protein MKTKPMLILAAALLCCAAFFARCNRHSVNNEALNSFLNLINLQVQNKQTKSLMQDFAMPKKKDAIRQLINLLCNQTGVSKNSRPIFTVTMNMEANDATVINEKLTKVIIPIKLHRDSIEEQSTTLTFKIKEVANSTFKIVDVDAKDFLGDYIGYENLVRRKTLKDADIYSPQTLAAFKVADKLKAKYDSIPWFQHVDGKTWFFVVKGKFDFYNGMGRDTTHNFKMGLVSPDQKEIIPVDFDLIHNIGATFPNLVEVEKDHKRGFYNLTGEVALPVAYDQIYPLNDDEDLAIVRKGNDYYHWKKGFSLSDADANIKIADYLPRIQAYGRTSKLTEQVMQNVMEHNSRENHGSVYIAPSYMTDWALLPPIQEFKNPLRKNIEYEEVSTLYELQFEGKEDNASWLASAFYSIRDNYIGGRGDLYVHNNVLVINKKNNRVYGHDLLSYLNESEGDGAINGKCNVNSLKPINDSLFEVTIGSSIYRPMYNDRTVDQGTEYHYLVIRNDKLEDLPNNRLFGFTKYVKMDDSYLKGCYEFSDANNKNPSSTDHITPDLLRYMKNEIYAEYKYRFKDKKWAEVFGWDKDQDDKYHDNVDDSLTVIDKYNINFINQKLKSTGGQKLAAK, from the coding sequence ATGAAAACCAAACCTATGCTTATCCTTGCCGCGGCATTGCTATGCTGCGCCGCTTTTTTTGCGCGTTGCAACCGTCATTCGGTCAATAACGAAGCCCTGAACAGCTTTTTAAACCTCATTAACCTGCAGGTGCAAAACAAGCAGACCAAAAGCCTGATGCAGGACTTTGCCATGCCCAAGAAAAAGGATGCCATTCGCCAACTGATCAATCTGCTGTGTAACCAAACCGGGGTATCTAAAAACAGCAGGCCCATTTTTACGGTAACCATGAATATGGAAGCCAATGATGCAACTGTTATTAACGAAAAGCTGACCAAAGTGATCATCCCCATAAAACTGCACCGGGATAGCATTGAAGAGCAAAGCACCACCCTCACCTTTAAAATAAAGGAGGTAGCTAATAGTACCTTTAAGATTGTGGATGTGGACGCCAAAGATTTTTTAGGCGATTACATCGGTTACGAGAACCTGGTACGCCGAAAAACTTTAAAGGATGCCGATATCTACAGCCCGCAAACCCTGGCGGCATTTAAGGTAGCGGATAAATTAAAAGCTAAGTACGATAGTATCCCCTGGTTTCAGCACGTGGATGGTAAAACATGGTTTTTTGTAGTGAAGGGTAAGTTTGATTTTTACAACGGTATGGGTCGCGATACTACTCACAACTTTAAAATGGGGTTGGTATCGCCCGATCAGAAAGAAATTATCCCCGTTGATTTTGACCTGATCCACAACATTGGCGCTACATTCCCTAACCTGGTTGAGGTTGAAAAAGACCATAAGCGCGGCTTTTATAATTTAACCGGCGAGGTGGCATTACCGGTAGCCTACGACCAGATTTACCCACTAAACGATGACGAGGACCTGGCGATAGTGCGCAAGGGCAATGATTACTATCACTGGAAAAAAGGATTCAGCCTTTCGGATGCCGATGCTAATATCAAAATTGCGGATTACCTGCCGCGCATTCAGGCTTACGGGCGCACATCCAAATTAACAGAGCAGGTGATGCAAAATGTGATGGAGCATAATTCGCGCGAAAATCATGGTAGTGTTTATATCGCTCCATCATATATGACCGACTGGGCCCTGTTACCACCGATTCAGGAATTTAAAAATCCACTGCGCAAAAACATCGAATACGAGGAGGTAAGCACCTTGTACGAATTGCAGTTTGAAGGCAAGGAGGATAACGCCAGCTGGCTGGCCTCAGCATTTTATTCCATCAGGGATAATTATATCGGCGGTCGCGGTGATTTGTATGTACATAATAATGTGTTGGTGATCAACAAAAAGAATAACCGGGTATACGGGCATGATCTGTTATCGTACCTGAACGAATCGGAGGGCGATGGTGCGATAAACGGAAAATGTAATGTCAATAGCCTGAAGCCTATTAACGATTCGCTTTTTGAAGTAACGATTGGCTCATCTATATACAGGCCTATGTATAATGACAGAACCGTTGACCAGGGCACGGAATATCATTACCTCGTCATTCGTAACGATAAACTGGAAGACCTGCCAAATAACCGTTTATTCGGTTTTACTAAATATGTTAAAATGGATGACAGCTATTTGAAGGGGTGCTACGAGTTTTCGGACGCTAACAACAAAAACCCAAGCAGTACCGATCATATAACGCCCGACCTGCTGCGCTACATGAAGAACGAGATCTATGCCGAATACAAATACCGATTTAAGGATAAAAAATGGGCCGAAGTATTTGGGTGGGATAAAGATCAGGATGACAAATATCATGATAATGTAGATGACTCCCTTACCGTTATCGATAAATACAACATCAACTTCATCAACCAAAAACTAAAGAGCACGGGCGGGCAAAAACTGGCGGCTAAATAA
- a CDS encoding peroxiredoxin — protein sequence MLTIGNKFPSFSKTAVVSLEKGKEFETITSDYLVNDDNVWTVMFWWPKDFTFVCPTEIAEFNKNFGEFRDREARLIGASTDSEFVHAAWRRDHDDLRDLKFPMLADTSKSLAEDLGILEPNEKIAYRATFIVDPQGIIRWVSVNDLSVGRNVKEVLRVLDGLQTDELCPCNWEKGQETLTV from the coding sequence ATGCTAACAATTGGAAACAAATTCCCTTCATTTTCTAAAACAGCAGTAGTAAGCCTTGAAAAAGGTAAAGAGTTCGAAACCATCACTTCTGATTATTTGGTGAATGATGATAACGTTTGGACCGTAATGTTCTGGTGGCCAAAAGATTTTACCTTTGTATGCCCTACCGAAATTGCTGAGTTCAACAAAAACTTTGGCGAATTCCGTGATCGTGAGGCCCGCCTGATCGGTGCTTCTACCGATTCTGAATTTGTGCACGCTGCCTGGAGAAGAGACCACGACGACCTGCGCGACCTGAAATTCCCGATGCTGGCCGATACTTCAAAATCATTAGCCGAAGACCTGGGTATTTTAGAGCCAAACGAAAAGATCGCTTACCGTGCTACCTTCATCGTCGACCCACAAGGCATTATCCGTTGGGTGAGTGTTAACGACCTGAGCGTTGGCCGTAACGTTAAAGAAGTTTTACGCGTACTGGACGGGTTACAAACCGACGAGCTTTGCCCTTGCAACTGGGAAAAAGGCCAGGAGACTTTAACTGTTTAA
- a CDS encoding carboxymuconolactone decarboxylase family protein codes for MNESTEIIGEILTAIGVDTAYRTESLTLLEKGESRYLRDLKLNFTSTLTSEHLSTKECALLGLSTAVNNNNTVLTQFFTRQAEQEGATAADVAEAAGCASLLAANNVFYRFRHFTQKEKYTQIPARIRMQLMMKPVTGKEFFELMSLAISAVNGCEMCVNAHEDSLIKLGTTEERVFDAVRIASLVTAMGKVVY; via the coding sequence ATGAACGAATCTACCGAGATCATAGGTGAGATATTAACCGCCATTGGCGTTGATACCGCATACCGTACCGAAAGCCTTACTCTACTGGAAAAAGGCGAATCTCGCTACCTGCGCGATCTGAAGCTGAATTTTACCAGCACGCTTACCTCAGAACACCTGAGCACTAAAGAGTGCGCGTTATTGGGCTTAAGCACTGCCGTAAATAATAACAATACCGTGCTTACCCAATTCTTCACTCGCCAGGCCGAGCAGGAAGGCGCTACAGCCGCCGATGTAGCCGAAGCTGCCGGCTGCGCATCCTTACTGGCAGCTAACAATGTATTCTACCGCTTCCGCCACTTTACACAGAAAGAAAAGTATACACAGATACCGGCCCGCATCCGCATGCAGTTGATGATGAAACCGGTTACCGGAAAAGAGTTTTTTGAACTGATGAGCCTGGCCATATCGGCCGTTAACGGCTGCGAGATGTGCGTGAACGCGCACGAAGATTCGCTGATCAAACTGGGTACTACCGAAGAACGTGTATTTGATGCCGTACGTATCGCATCGCTGGTAACAGCGATGGGGAAAGTGGTGTATTAA
- a CDS encoding L-fucose dehydrogenase: MDLQLKDKVIVVTGGAKGIGEGICRLLASEGAIPVVVGRKQADNQKLVDSINALGGQAIQVVAELSKPEECKKAIDEVMARFGRIEGVVNNAGLNDGVGLEDGDYDRFISSLHNNLVHYYLMVHYALPALKVSKGSIVNISSKTAETGQGHTSGYAAANGGRNALTREWAVELLKYDIRVNAIVVAECWTPQYESWIKTLPNPEEKLKEITSRIPLEQRMTTAEEIANTTAFLLSQRSSHTTGQILYVDGGYVHLDRALANA; this comes from the coding sequence ATGGATCTGCAGTTAAAAGATAAAGTGATTGTGGTTACCGGCGGCGCTAAGGGAATTGGCGAGGGTATTTGTCGCCTGCTGGCATCAGAAGGGGCTATCCCCGTTGTGGTGGGCCGCAAACAGGCCGATAACCAAAAGCTGGTAGATAGTATCAACGCGTTGGGCGGGCAAGCCATCCAGGTAGTGGCCGAACTTTCAAAGCCTGAAGAATGCAAGAAAGCTATAGATGAGGTAATGGCCCGCTTTGGCCGCATAGAAGGCGTAGTGAATAACGCGGGGCTTAATGATGGTGTGGGCTTGGAAGATGGTGATTACGACCGCTTTATCTCATCGCTGCATAACAACCTGGTGCACTACTACCTGATGGTGCATTATGCCTTGCCTGCGCTAAAAGTGTCGAAAGGATCTATCGTTAATATCTCATCAAAAACCGCTGAGACCGGGCAGGGGCATACATCAGGCTATGCCGCGGCAAACGGCGGGCGTAATGCCTTGACCCGGGAATGGGCAGTAGAATTGCTGAAATACGATATTCGTGTGAACGCCATTGTAGTAGCCGAATGCTGGACGCCACAATACGAAAGCTGGATAAAAACATTGCCAAACCCCGAAGAAAAGCTGAAAGAGATCACCTCGCGCATACCGTTGGAGCAACGCATGACCACAGCCGAAGAGATAGCCAACACCACGGCTTTCCTGCTCTCGCAACGATCAAGCCATACGACCGGGCAGATACTTTATGTTGATGGCGGCTATGTGCATTTGGACAGGGCGCTGGCGAATGCGTAA
- a CDS encoding amidohydrolase family protein, giving the protein MLKIDAHQHFWVFDPVRDSWINDEMKVIQRDFLPPELDFVLRESGMDGCVAVQADQSEEQNAFLLGLTEGHDFIKGIVGWVDLQADNIEERLEHYSHTKLMKGFRHVLQGEANRALMLEPAFKRGISLLHKYGFTYDILIFPDQLKFATKLAKEFPDQKFVLDHIAKPYIKDGKIDSWSAEIEQLAACPNVYCKVSGMVTEADWHNWTNDTFKRYLDVVFKAFGTKRTMFGSDWPVCLVAGDYTRVKAIVSEYCSQFTADEQDMIFGGNATTFYNL; this is encoded by the coding sequence ATGCTAAAAATTGATGCGCATCAGCATTTCTGGGTGTTCGACCCGGTGAGGGATAGCTGGATAAACGACGAGATGAAAGTTATCCAGCGCGATTTCCTGCCGCCCGAACTGGACTTTGTTTTGCGCGAAAGTGGTATGGATGGCTGCGTTGCCGTGCAAGCCGACCAAAGTGAAGAACAGAACGCCTTTTTGTTAGGACTGACCGAAGGCCACGACTTTATTAAAGGTATTGTAGGCTGGGTTGACCTGCAGGCCGATAATATTGAAGAACGCCTGGAGCACTACAGCCATACCAAGCTAATGAAAGGCTTTCGTCATGTATTGCAAGGCGAAGCCAACCGGGCGCTGATGTTAGAGCCTGCCTTTAAACGCGGCATCAGCCTGCTGCATAAATACGGCTTCACCTACGATATCCTGATCTTTCCCGACCAACTAAAATTTGCTACCAAACTGGCAAAGGAATTTCCGGATCAAAAATTTGTGCTCGATCATATCGCCAAACCATACATAAAAGATGGCAAGATAGATAGTTGGTCGGCAGAGATAGAGCAGCTGGCGGCCTGCCCCAATGTATACTGCAAGGTATCGGGCATGGTAACCGAAGCCGACTGGCATAACTGGACCAACGATACCTTTAAACGATACCTTGATGTGGTGTTTAAAGCGTTCGGCACCAAAAGGACCATGTTCGGGTCTGACTGGCCGGTGTGCCTGGTGGCGGGTGATTATACCAGAGTAAAGGCAATTGTGAGTGAATATTGCAGCCAGTTTACGGCTGATGAGCAAGATATGATATTTGGTGGCAACGCCACTACCTTTTATAACCTATAA
- a CDS encoding fumarylacetoacetate hydrolase family protein: protein MKLIRYGAAGKEKIGVIIDGVRYDTSAFGGDYNEQFFEDNGLDRLEEFVKANEGKLIAISDDERLGSPIARPSKIVCIGLNYADHAHETNAPLPPEPVIFMKSTTSLVGPNDDIMIPKNSVKTDWEVELAFVIGKKASYVEEADAMDHVAGYVLHNDVSEREFQLERNGTWDKGKGCDTFAPMGPFLATADEIADVDNLKLWLTVNGQSMQNGTTANFIFKIPYLVHYVSQFMTLLPGDVISTGTPAGVGLGFKPPVYLKAGDVVELGIDGLGTSKQTLVAYAKN, encoded by the coding sequence ATGAAACTAATACGATACGGCGCTGCCGGGAAAGAGAAAATAGGGGTAATTATTGATGGCGTACGCTACGATACTTCGGCGTTTGGCGGCGATTATAACGAGCAATTTTTTGAAGATAACGGCCTTGACCGTTTAGAGGAATTTGTGAAAGCTAACGAGGGCAAACTGATTGCTATTAGTGATGATGAACGCCTGGGCAGTCCTATCGCCCGCCCGTCGAAGATCGTTTGCATCGGCCTTAACTATGCCGACCATGCCCACGAGACCAACGCCCCCCTGCCACCCGAACCTGTGATCTTTATGAAAAGCACTACATCGCTGGTTGGCCCTAATGATGATATCATGATCCCTAAAAATTCGGTAAAAACCGATTGGGAAGTGGAACTGGCCTTTGTGATCGGCAAAAAAGCAAGCTATGTAGAAGAAGCCGACGCGATGGACCATGTAGCCGGTTATGTGCTGCACAATGATGTATCCGAGCGCGAGTTTCAGTTAGAGCGTAACGGCACCTGGGATAAGGGCAAAGGCTGCGATACCTTCGCGCCGATGGGGCCATTTTTGGCTACCGCCGATGAGATAGCCGATGTTGATAATCTGAAGCTGTGGCTAACCGTTAACGGTCAGTCGATGCAGAACGGCACCACCGCCAACTTCATCTTCAAAATACCTTACCTGGTGCATTATGTAAGCCAGTTTATGACACTGCTGCCCGGCGACGTCATATCTACCGGTACCCCTGCCGGCGTTGGCCTGGGCTTTAAACCGCCGGTATATTTAAAGGCTGGCGATGTGGTAGAACTGGGTATCGATGGATTGGGTACATCAAAACAAACTTTAGTGGCTTATGCTAAAAATTGA